tttttttgatggattatttttttcaatgttgTTCCAAGCTTTATACGAATTATCTGAGCAGTCGAGTTGTTGATGCATGGCAACGTGATATTCAGTAAAACTTTTCTATTGTGTAGGTATGAGATAGATAATGTGTGAATGCATTTATACCTCaacctaaaataattttttttttttaaacctaatCTGCCCCTACTCTCCTTTAAGATGGCATAAGACTAGACATGCGGAATAGATCTGGTCAGGATGAATTATAATAGTTTGAGAACAAGAAGACCCAAAGaagatgattaaaaatatattttctttttaaaagttttaggtGCAAATTAAGGAATATTTACCTTTTCTTAGTTACAGTACTGAGCATGAAGTGCTGAGGTTTAAAGAGGAACTGATGGCAAGAATTGTTTGTTTAGTTTACAAAAATCCCAATGTGATATTCATGATCGTGATTCGTTGATTACTCTTCTCTGAAAATatatctagaaagaaaaaataaagttgataCATGATCGTCGTGGTACTCTTTTTGtcgaaaacatatatatttgaatctAGACTAAACACGTGAGTGATACATGGACGTTATCTTTTCTATTGCGTAGAATATAATCAGATTGGTATGTGTTAAAGCTATGTTAGTAAAATCAATGAATCATGCAAGAAAATAAACCTTACATACGAAAAAGAAGTTCACACAAAGAGTCAATTTGTCATATTGTTCTTTCGACTCACATTAAAAGGATTGGAACTAAAACCACATTTTGGGATTTATCAAATGACTTTCTCTCTAACATTACGTATTCGTGCTGCCCTTCTGACCACTCTATTCGCTCTCATGTGCCCAAAGCAATGCACCTCGCACCCCGGACTTACGCTAAGACTATTACACACAAAAGCAATCAAAACCCAAGAACCACCGAAAACAAAAGCCAGTTACCTGCATCCCAAGTCAATCCCCGTTTCTCGCCTAGATAACTTGAGGACCACGGAGACAGTTGATGTCGTCTCACATGTCACTCCTATTTCGAATCCAGCAGCATTTCTTGCAAATATCTCTATCGGCGATCCACCGGTCCCGCAACTCTTACTCATAGACACAGGTAGTGACCTAACTTGGGTCCAATGTCTTCCCTGCAAATGCTACCCTCAAACCATTCCTTTTTTCCACCCTTCAAGATCTTCTACTTACCGTAATGCTTCTTGTGAATCCGCACCACACGCCATGCCCCAAATCTTTCATGACGAAAAGACTGGAAACTGCCAATATCACCTACGCTACCGCGACTCTTCGAACACCAGAGGCGTTTTAGCTGAAGAAAAGCTCACATTTCAAACATCTGACGACGGTTTAATCTCTAAACCAAACATTGTTATCGGCTGCGGACAATAGAACTCCGGTTTCACTCAATACAGCGGCGTGCTAGGTTTAGGTCCCGGTACATTCTCCATAGTAACCCGCAATTTTGACTCCAAATTCTCATACTGCTTTGGCAACGTAGGCGATCCAACTTACCCTCACAACATTTTAATCCTCGGAAATGGCGCCAAGATCGAAGGCGACCCAACGCCTTTACAGATATTCCAAGACCGTTACTACCTTGACCTCCAAGCAATCTCTTTAGGAGATAAACTTCTCGATATCGAACCCGGCGTTTTCAAGAGATATGGCTCCCAAGGAGGCACGGTCATCGAGACAGGCTGCTCACCAACTATTCTAGCCAGGGAAGCTTACGAAACTCTCTCTGAAGAAATCGATTTTTTCCTAGGAGAAGTTCTCAGGCGCGTTCAAGGTTGGGAGCAGTACACGAATCCATGCTACGAAGGGAATCTTAAACTTGACCTCTACGGATTTCCCGTCGTCACGTTCCATTTTGCCGGCGGCGCTGAGCTGGCGTTAGACGTTGAGAGCTTGTTCGTTAGCAGTGACAGTGGAGACAGATTTTGCTTGGCTATGAATATGAACTCCTTTGATGATATGAGCGTTATTGGTGCCATGGCTCAACAGAGTTATAATGTTGGTTATGATCTTCGAACCATGAATGTTTATTTCCAGAGGACTGATTGTGAGCTTCTTGATTCTTAACATTGCAATGTTTAGTAACTGTATTGGTAGTTAAcagagctatatatatatatgtatatcatttaatcatattattactattattatctcataaattgagtttttaaaaagacaaacaaaaataaactaattatacAAACTGTGTTATTCTTTTATACTCAAGACACAAAACTACCTTATTATTACtgcatattacaaaaataatattacaaaatctcatattttttcttcatctcttttgtcCCATAGCAACCACTGGGAGAGTCACTTTATGCCCTCGGCTTCCTTTCAATGTAACCTCTCCGAAGCTGTAAGCTCCGGTCACTGATCTCACTGTTAGAGTCACCGAGAAGGTTCTAGAAGCGCCCGCTCTTACTGTCATTGCAGGAGGACTCACTTCTATGGCGATTGCTGGCTCCATCCTCGATGTGATTgtgtatgtttcttcttcatctgcaacATTTGTTACTCTTCTCGTCACGGTTTGTGTTCTCACGAGATGAGATATGGCTATGGATGGCGTGTTGAAGTTTGAAGGATGAACCATTTTGAAATTGCAGGGAGTGTTTGTGAAGTTTGTTATCTCGTGAGCATCAATACCAGGTGTCGTGCACAAGAACCCTATATAGTCCTcataacctaaaaaaaatccaaacgtCATTAAGGTATGGCTATATAAACAAACCGAATAAAACGAACGAGTGTCCGATATTGAagaggaaataaataaaaccgTGGTTTATGTCAATTGAGTAAAGAGAATTTACCTGCATCAAANGCAATGTTTAGTAACTGTATTGGTAGTTAAcagagctatatatatatatgtatatcatttaatcatattattactattattatctcataaattgagtttttaaaaagacaaacaaaaataaactaattatacAAACTGTGTTATTCTTTTATACTCAAGACACAAAACTACCTTATTATTACtgcatattacaaaaataatattacaaaatctcatattttttcttcatctcttttgtcCCATAGCAACCACTGGGAGAGTCACTTTATGCCCTCGGCTTCCTTTCAATGTAACCTCTCCGAAGCTGTAAGCTCCGGTCACTGATCTCACTGTTAGAGTCACCGAGAAGGTTCTAGAAGCGCCCGCTCTTACTGTCATTGCAGGAGGACTCACTTCTATGGCGATTGCTGGCTCCATCCTCGATGTGATTgtgtatgtttcttcttcatctgcaacATTTGTTACTCTTCTCGTCACGGTTTGTGTTCTCACGAGATGAGATATGGCTATGGATGGCGTGTTGAAGTTTGAAGGATGAACCATTTTGAAATTGCAGGGAGTGTTTGTGAAGTTTGTTATCTCGTGAGCATCAATACCAGGTGTCGTGCACAAGAACCCTATATAGTCCTcataacctaaaaaaaatccaaacgtCATTAAGGTATGGCTATATAAACAAACCGAATAAAACGAACGAGTGTCCGATATTGAagaggaaataaataaaaccgTGGTTTATGTCAATTGAGTAAAGAGAATTTACCTGCATCAAAGATGAGACCAGGGTCTAGAGCAGCGCTTGGATTGACATGACCACTTCCATAATCAAATGGAGTTGCTTTAACTAGCGTTATTGTCTCTGTTTCAGAATATTGCTGTGCTTGGAGAGGCCTTCCTGCTCGATCTATGACTGTTGAAGTCGTCATCAAAGCTGATTTGATGGCAGCTGGACTCCATAGAGGATGCTTCTGTTTCACCAGAGCAGCTATACCCGCAATATGTGGTGCAGCCATGCTTGTGCCAGATATTAGTGCAAATCCTTCCCCTGCTCAATAGTCAAAAACCTAACCATTTAGTTTCTCGCTATAAAGTAGTTAAGAATAAATTCTGGCACGAGTTGAGGATTAGCTTACCAACATAATTAGCCTCGTCTGTTCCATTTTCAGACCAGGCAGACCATATTAAAGAGCCTGGAGCAAGAATATCTGGTTTCAGAAGATCAGCATCTTGAAAGCTGAAATCTTTAGTGTTGGGTCCTCTAGCTGAGAACAGAGCTACTTCAGGTGCGGATTTGTGAAGAATGGGTTCCAAACCGTCTCCGATGCTTCCTTCAGCTTTAAACTCCTTTACCCTCCCCATCCAATCTCTTGACGTCGAGACATTGTAGTAATCAATCAAATCctagagaagaaaaaatggcATTCCAAGTTGAGGAAAAGATGAGGAAGGGGATAAATTTATAGTGAACGCAACGAAACTGTATTACCATTGACTTAGAGACATCAGTAATCAGAATCCCCGGAATGCAAGAGGGAACAGGATCAAACTTTGTTCCTGGAGAAACATTTTCGACAACAAGAACGAAACCagcggcgcctagatgcttggcAGTTTCAGCAACTTTCTTGATGGAAGCTGAACCAGCAACAAAGTTGAAAGAATATCCACAGAGCAGAATGTTTCCTTCTACCaattttttgttcaaaactTCTGGCTTCTGGCAATCCGACGGATTGTATTTCATACCAGAAGAACCAAGCAGAACATCATTTGCAGAGACCATCTTGTACGAACGATGAGGTCGAGTTGAAGCTGCACAAACACAtaattattcatcaaaaaacAGTATAAAAGAAACGCAGAATGAACTAACGTTCTGTTCCTTAATAAGATATTAGTGTGGGGATCTATATATACAGAACAGAGAAAGGACAAAACTTACGGGATAATCCCATTCCAGCCAGCATTTTTCCATTTCCAAGGGTCAGATGATTTTTGTATCTGCGATCATCAATTGCAGCAGCAACAGTAGTTATCCAAGGGCTGTATGAAACCAGAGTTTTCGGAAAGGGACCTCCGTTTCCAGCAGCTTGAGCAACAAAAACACCAGCTTTTACAGCCCCAAGAAGTGTAGCATCAAATGGATTTAAGAATGTTGTCTTCGTAGTAGCTGGAGGACTGTTTGGACCAACCGAGAGACTTAAAATATCTACTCCATCATGAACAGCCTGCTCAGAAAAGCATATATCTTTAAATGATGAAATTTACTTCTTGACCAGTAGTAAATATTAGAGATTCATGGAAGAGATTATTGCACTTATGAACTTCtcagaacagaacaaaaaagCAGAGCTTTGAAGAAGGTAGAATAAATCCAGCAGGAGAAAtcattatttcatatatttagtAAAATTTGGTCTATCCAATTTAGTAGTTTGCTAAGTTCTTGCTCACCTGGTCAATGGCAGCAACCACATCAGCCACAAAGCCTCCAAAAAGCCGGTAGAGAGCTTTGTAAACAGCAATCCTGAAACAAGATAGCTTTtagtttaaaagaaagaaacagaaatgtCTTTAAAGCCACCAGTTTCTGGATTGATTATCTATCTACCTTGCACGAGGAGCCATCCCGCTTGCTTTTCCAAACTCATAGCCGTGCATCCTCACTGTTATACCATTATTCCCAGCGGCAATAGCTGCTGTGTGACTGAAAGGCCATTTTTTCGTTAGATCAAAAAGAAGCATACGAATCAAAATACAGAGGAATAAGCAGTTCTAAGTAATGTGAGTGTGAAACGTGAATTAATCATATTCTGTGAATGTAAGGCTTGTTCTTAACCCTATCCTAAAACTAATTTCCACTGAAGCTTTCATAAAATCCAATGTTGTATATTGCTACAAAAATAAACGAAACAAACCTTCCATGTCCATCGCCATCCATTGGTGAAGCATAGTCAATATCCGGATTAAATGCACCAGCTGCTTTAGCAGCTTCAGCAAAATGCTGCGCTCCTATGATTTTCCCGTTGCAGAAACTCTTCCTAGTATGAGGATCGTCTTCGCATTTCCCTTTGTAACTAGGATGAGGGCCATAAGGTACTGATGTGTGGTGAGAAGCAAAACTTGGGTGATGAGGAAAAATCCCTGAGTCAATAAAGCCAATAACAATATCTTCTCCTGCTCTATCATAACCCCCACCAGTTGGCCAAACATCAGTTGGTAATCCCAAAAACTGTGGTGTATGTGTGGTGAGTTTCCTCACTTTCCAATCTCTGTCCACTGACTTCACACCAGGCGCGCGACGAAGCATTTCCGCCTACTAATATAGTGGAACAGTGTAAGGAGCTATAAATTAAACATGGAAAAGAAATCTGTAGAGACTGTCTCAAATCGGAGTTCACCTGATCAGGAGAAACATGAGCTGCAAATCCATTTATAAGGTGTTTATAGCTGTAAAGCTTTTTGTATGATCCTTCCTCAAAGAGCATTCCAAGAAGCATGTCATGTTTCCTCTCGAGGTGACGGGCGTATGATGTCACCAATTCACTGCCAAAAACAAGGCACAGATTTTTACTCTAGCAATCAGCAATTAGAAAGCAtttaatcaagaagaagaagagaaaacacaaagTACCTTGTCGTATCAATTTTCTCATCAGATTCCACAGCAGTCGCTTCAAAACCATTATCACCACCTTTGTAACTGATGATTGGTTCTCCTTCCATAGTCACAATGTAAATCTCTGCTGTCACAGAGAAGAAACATGTGAAAAAGACGAGAACTTTACACCAGACATCCATCTTGCTTCCCACGAAAGAAGCACCGCCTTAATTCGCTATAGACTACTCTGCAGCATCAAAATCCAATGAAAAAGTATTAGAGCATCCTTGAAAAACAACAATATCTATCCACAGCAACAATCACAAACCACCACatacaaattctaaaacaaCAATGATATAGTTATGCTCTCTTTCAGAGTGACAAAAAGACTAAATTTCTAAATCTGACAACCGAAAATCAAATCTTCTCTGAGGCTTAAAAGCTTAAAGGTTTTACAAGGCCAGTCCCAAACTAACAACCAACATATAAAAACTTGGGAGACTTCAATCTCACTGTAGATTGGTAAACCAACCTTCTCTAGACAAAATCAACTGTTTGAAGAGACGACAGTAGCAGCAACAGTTACTGAGCAATCAGTGAGACAGAgaaagacaaataaaataaaaataaaaacaaatcttgaaaaaattgtaaacacacatcaaaatatttaagataaagAAGAATTAACCCACTTTCACAAATCATCCAAGCAAGGAATAagcaaatataacaaaccaacacaaaaaaaaaaagtttctaaatttaCAAAGAGGATCCTCATAACTTGAAACTTGAATGGAATAAagccaaaaagcaaaaaaaaaaacaaaaagggtaaaaCTTACTTGGATTCACGAAacgaatcaagaagaaaaaagcaaaagcaaattTGAGAAGGAGACGATGAGATTACTCACCACATAAATCAAAATGTGTAGATAGATATGAACAATCTGAACGGATTGATAAAAAGAGAAACTTTGAttctcaagttttgttttttccttctttttttattttgttgggaagagaaaaaaaaaagagatcttgcaaaagaaagatcaaaaagaatgaataagaaaaaacagagataaaTGAGAGATTGATGAAGTGTAAGTGACAAGTTTTAAGTGAGAGACGAAGAGGGAGAGAGTGTCTGTGTATGAGTGTGTGGACTTTAGAGATTTATTAgggcttttgtttctttttctaattacttcttttttagaaaaaaatgttaaggCGACAATGAACCGTGGATAATGGAGACTCTCACACATATGTAACTTTTACaagatttatgtttttaataatctttaaattaCTTTTGAAAGATTTATGTTACCACACAGAATACGAGGTTACTGTAGACTCTGTAGTATTATAATAGTACTGGCTATGAAAGTGAATCTGTATTGAGTATTTTTATTCCATAACTCTTTTCACGTTAATTAGTATTCCCACTATTTCATACATAATATAACAtgttttggaagtttttttttatttcattttttcaattttttaagtaattttttgattacttttctattttatattattttttttatgcagttttatttatgattggttaaacttttttaaagtgattatttcttaatttgtgtgctttcactcaaaacattttatattttgaaacagaaaaaatatgttaaaatacaaaataataataataaatagataaataataagATTAGTAGTATCCTAATCCTAGGTAACTTTTTGACGAATTGGGAAATAATTTTGGATAGAAATGCGCAAaaagaggtagaagaagaaataaaatacgTGAAAAGTCCAAGGAGGGAGAGAAAAAGATAGTTGACTAAATTGTGATGAAAGGTAAACAAAAAGTATTACagcaacaaaaagaaagttttcaaatattaatttcataatcTTTGAGGGGTACCTAATTCTAAAGTATTAttaagaaagagagagcaaTGATGTTTGATTAGAATCCATGTTTCAATCATAAAACGCGGCTTCCTCTCCAAAAAGCATTACGAACACAGTAATTTACCACTTGAttggtgtttctttttttgggtttacacagctcactttttttttttttggagtaatAATGAAGATATATGTGTGATACTGTAGTACATTCTAAGATAATCCTCTAAATAATTCATTTTGAAACACTTCTGAGGCTCGATCACTCTGATTTTTGAACAACTCATGAAACACcgtaagaaaaatatttacctGGCCCCAATTCCAAAATTCTTCTGCTCAAATTTATCACAGGCATCATATGTCTTTGGTCAAACTAAGAAATTAATGATTTCTccattaatatacatatatacagatattattttgatatttccACACGTAATTAAATGTTTATTGAATCATCCCAAAATATGCTTCTCTATAGTTTAGCTGCTAAAGTGTTGAATGGATGTGATATTTCGTACTCAAAAGTTCAagttacaattaaaaattattgtgaACACGCGAGATTTAATTAGCTGCAGCCGGAAGTGAAAACAAAATAGTCACAGTTGAGAGAATgaattaaaaagatattttgtaaCGTAGTTAAGTAATTGGAGTTGGAGGTATGTGTTCGTTTAAAGTTAACATCGAAAGGCACATGTGAAGGATTGTTCCCAGGTGATATGTCGTTTAGTCGAAACACATCATGTGTCATGTGACGCTTCTTCTTGTCCAAAATTTTGATTCCTCTTACACCAACCAAAATTAACCTCCCCccaaaacttataaaattatttatgttatcCTTTCCTTTGTGAcattaagttatatatttgtatcaataTATACGTCAAGAGTCAAGATTCATtagaccaaaaaatatatatatatacgtcaaGAGTCTATGTATATCCTCAGTAGTCATGCCACCAATTTAACCCGAACTTGCTATGGATTGGCGTTAGCAAGTGTGTGTACAGAGAgatgtaacaaaagaaaaatatatattaattactataGACGTCCGTTTTAGGTTGTGGGTTTTATATGACTTTCCTCCATCactttataaaagaaaaatgagcCATGCATGTTTCATTTTCGAGTAGAACTATTCTCATGAGAATAAAACGAGTTCTACATTGTGGAATACACAATTACAACGACATGAAAGTTACGTCTGGTTTGGTAttgccaaacaaaaaacaaatattatagacacaaactgttttgaaaggggtaattatttgttttacttgCCCACTGATTAttgagaatcctttgttgttgatcatttttaaaaagttacttTAAATTTGTCTTTCGGTCAAAAGGGACAGCCTTTGTTATGTGCGAAATCGTGACAACTTACTTTTCGTGAGTCTatgtaacaaaataacaaatcatttttttatactaagtatttattaaattttaggtGTAACGACAAAAATGCTATTGAATTTAGTATTTAtgtcatctatatatatacactcattattaaatggccctttatttatttgtatttatgcTCTTGCAACCTAACTGAGTATGAAGTATCATTAATGATAGGTTCAGCTATAGAACATTCATCTTCTATCATGTTCcttcttatctttcttgttgggtttatggaattttattttgatgattctCATAAACgacttttgtttcttgaaatgaCTTCCCTACAGAATAGAGTAACTCATTTTCTTTAATGTGCAATTATTTATAAACTTGATTGCAGTAAAAGGAGTATATATCTTAAGTCCGAGTTATCTCTTAATCACTATTGTGATGCCATCTACTATCAGTTAGCTATACGTTCTTTCATCTAGTATCATGATGAGAAATGAAAAGACGTCTTGGCTTTCCCGTGAAGATAATACTCCCAAAGGTGATCCCGACTAAACGTGTTTTGAGTATAAAACAACTATAGTAAAATTACTAAATCGAAACGTTCAATGATTACACAAATGCACCTCTATCATAATCATATTCATGTTCATGTATTGtgttattctatatatatagcttcctCATGTCAACCAACATTTTACTGTTTTCAAGTATATATTAAATCCTTACAACGAGAGGCATGTGAAGCACATCTTTTGTAAAGATAATTGTCGACCACGAATTCCTGCATAGCAGCAGCCAGCAAGCAAAGTAAAATGTTGGCCCATCCGGATTTGGATgtggttttagtttttaatttgtggacgtcttgttttgttttggccCAATAATGACAGGTAAGAGAGTGTCACATTGTCACTGTTACTCcactgtttcttttcttttcttttttttcgtctTTTTACCCGGGATATCCTACAAGGCTACAATACATCATTGGAAATGGAGATGATTCAACTCtcatttgttaatttgttgttggtagggtgtcaatcgggctggcccgCATATGTTTGAGCCCGGCCCGATCTGACCCGAAATATTTTcaagcctatatttcaaagtccGAGCCTGGTCCTAACAAGGTTACAGGGCTTTTCGAGctttttcgggcttatcttaccgatcaaaaattcaaacttataagccttaaaaagTAGTGTTTGAAGGTGCActataatcaaatcaatcaaaaatttaataactcatctatattcactacaaccaacttaatttaatagaaaaagttataaaactaaataaaattttgatactttaaccaaataaactaatatataatttatataaaatatcatagataaacAACTTAAAGTATAAAGTATGGTtgttaagtaaatatgaaaactaggatttgagtttaaaactttatttacaataaattattaatcaaatattgcaatcaaactaaaatgttaacaaaaaggtacagatatatttgttaaaaggcTTTTCGGGCTGGTTCGAGCCCGGTCGGGCTAAGCCCGAAAAACCCTATAGCCCAAACGGGCTGAGTCTGAAAGAcccgattttttctggacatatatatttaagcccgaACCCGGTGTTTTTCAGGACCGGGCCGGCCCAGCCCGCGGTCTTTAgtcctaattgacatgcctattTGTTGGATATAAAAGATAAGAATCTTTAAATTCATTGCCAATTTGTATTTTGATAGAAAACTATAATTGATCATatataaatgacaaaaatataaGTGTTCGATGTGAATGAATTCTCAAACAGCCTAATCACAAGTCCAAAGAACGACCCTGTCACAATAAGAAAGCAGTAGACTTTGATTTGAAGGAAATGACTATAGAACGATCAAGATTTACAGCACAAAAACACATGTTCGAACGGtattctgtttctgtttttgatCCAAGTATAGACCGAATCAATCAAATGTATGATAAAACAAATGCTGAATCCACAGCTTCACCGGAAACAAAAACAGTTTCATTGTTCATGGATATGATGTTTCAATTATTGACTATCGAGTGCAATTCAAAAGAAAGGCTTTTCCTTTAGGTCAACAATATCCAGGGGAAATttcaagtaaacaaaacaataataagaCACACATAATCTTGAGTCGTCACCATCGCAGAAAGATTTCACAGCAATCCCTGCATTCATAAACACAAGCACCATACATTAGAAGTTGAGACACTGATGCTTCATGACATCTATATAGAAAACTTCACATGTATAATTCAACCATCAACCCCCAAAGAACAATGAGTATCATCAATGTGATATGATACTCGAAGTGCCAAAGAGAGCCTACATTGATTAAAGCTAAACATAGTCACTGTGTCGCCACCAAACTAGACATGTCAACCAAACCATT
The sequence above is a segment of the Camelina sativa cultivar DH55 chromosome 10, Cs, whole genome shotgun sequence genome. Coding sequences within it:
- the LOC104717197 gene encoding subtilisin-like protease SBT2.6 — its product is MVHPSNFNTPSIAISHLVRTQTVTRRVTNVADEEETYTITSRMEPAIAIEVSPPAMTVRAGASRTFSVTLTVRSVTGAYSFGEVTLKGSRGHKVTLPVVAMGQKR
- the LOC104717198 gene encoding subtilisin-like protease SBT2.6 isoform X2; the protein is MLRRAPGVKSVDRDWKVRKLTTHTPQFLGLPTDVWPTGGGYDRAGEDIVIGFIDSGIFPHHPSFASHHTSVPYGPHPSYKGKCEDDPHTRKSFCNGKIIGAQHFAEAAKAAGAFNPDIDYASPMDGDGHGSHTAAIAAGNNGITVRMHGYEFGKASGMAPRARIAVYKALYRLFGGFVADVVAAIDQAVHDGVDILSLSVGPNSPPATTKTTFLNPFDATLLGAVKAGVFVAQAAGNGGPFPKTLVSYSPWITTVAAAIDDRRYKNHLTLGNGKMLAGMGLSPSTRPHRSYKMVSANDVLLGSSGMKYNPSDCQKPEVLNKKLVEGNILLCGYSFNFVAGSASIKKVAETAKHLGAAGFVLVVENVSPGTKFDPVPSCIPGILITDVSKSMDLIDYYNVSTSRDWMGRVKEFKAEGSIGDGLEPILHKSAPEVALFSARGPNTKDFSFQDADLLKPDILAPGSLIWSAWSENGTDEANYVGEGFALISGTSMAAPHIAGIAALVKQKHPLWSPAAIKSALMTTSTVIDRAGRPLQAQQYSETETITLVKATPFDYGSGHVNPSAALDPGLIFDAGYEDYIGFLCTTPGIDAHEITNFTNTPCNFKMVHPSNFNTPSIAISHLVRTQTVTRRVTNVADEEETYTITSRMEPAIAIEVSPPAMTVRAGASRTFSVTLTVRSVTGAYSFGEVTLKGSRGHKVTLPVVAMGQKR
- the LOC104717198 gene encoding subtilisin-like protease SBT2.6 isoform X1, which codes for MDVWCKVLVFFTCFFSVTAEIYIVTMEGEPIISYKGGDNGFEATAVESDEKIDTTSELVTSYARHLERKHDMLLGMLFEEGSYKKLYSYKHLINGFAAHVSPDQAEMLRRAPGVKSVDRDWKVRKLTTHTPQFLGLPTDVWPTGGGYDRAGEDIVIGFIDSGIFPHHPSFASHHTSVPYGPHPSYKGKCEDDPHTRKSFCNGKIIGAQHFAEAAKAAGAFNPDIDYASPMDGDGHGSHTAAIAAGNNGITVRMHGYEFGKASGMAPRARIAVYKALYRLFGGFVADVVAAIDQAVHDGVDILSLSVGPNSPPATTKTTFLNPFDATLLGAVKAGVFVAQAAGNGGPFPKTLVSYSPWITTVAAAIDDRRYKNHLTLGNGKMLAGMGLSPSTRPHRSYKMVSANDVLLGSSGMKYNPSDCQKPEVLNKKLVEGNILLCGYSFNFVAGSASIKKVAETAKHLGAAGFVLVVENVSPGTKFDPVPSCIPGILITDVSKSMDLIDYYNVSTSRDWMGRVKEFKAEGSIGDGLEPILHKSAPEVALFSARGPNTKDFSFQDADLLKPDILAPGSLIWSAWSENGTDEANYVGEGFALISGTSMAAPHIAGIAALVKQKHPLWSPAAIKSALMTTSTVIDRAGRPLQAQQYSETETITLVKATPFDYGSGHVNPSAALDPGLIFDAGYEDYIGFLCTTPGIDAHEITNFTNTPCNFKMVHPSNFNTPSIAISHLVRTQTVTRRVTNVADEEETYTITSRMEPAIAIEVSPPAMTVRAGASRTFSVTLTVRSVTGAYSFGEVTLKGSRGHKVTLPVVAMGQKR